From Dethiosulfovibrio peptidovorans, the proteins below share one genomic window:
- a CDS encoding beta-aspartyl-peptidase translates to MKLELHKVQVRKLTFGSETSVKDGVLSINKQELIELLSEDDRLAGVDLDLAHPGEEVRILPVKDAIEPRCKLDDGNEVFPGWIGDVDPVGEGKTLVLEGAVVLTTGRLVAPQEGIVDMTGPGAEYTPFSKTNNLVVVLTPADGVELHSREAACRQAGLKAAHYLASCCKAASADHVETYDFPPLAEAMKAHPGLPKVAYVYMLQSQGLLHDTWVYGVDAKKILPSLISPTETMDGAIISGNCVSACDKNNTYVHQNNPIIKHLYAHHGKEFNFVGVIITNENVTLADKKRSSSYAIKLASMLGVDAVIISEEGFGNPDADLVMNCWKAERAGIKTVLVTDEYAGRDGASQSLADSCPEGDACVTAGNANELVLLPPMKKIIGELPTADIIAGGFFGTLKDDGSLEVEIQAILGATNELGFNTIGAYTV, encoded by the coding sequence TTGAAACTTGAACTCCATAAGGTGCAGGTGCGTAAACTGACTTTCGGATCTGAGACCTCCGTTAAGGACGGAGTCCTCAGTATCAACAAACAGGAACTGATCGAACTTCTTTCCGAAGATGATCGTCTTGCCGGAGTTGATCTGGATCTGGCTCATCCCGGCGAAGAGGTCCGTATTCTGCCGGTGAAAGATGCCATTGAGCCCCGGTGTAAGCTGGACGATGGCAACGAGGTGTTCCCCGGATGGATCGGTGATGTCGATCCCGTCGGTGAGGGCAAGACTCTTGTCCTGGAGGGCGCTGTTGTCTTGACCACTGGTCGCTTGGTTGCCCCTCAGGAGGGGATTGTCGACATGACTGGTCCTGGGGCCGAGTACACGCCGTTTTCCAAGACCAACAACCTGGTGGTGGTCCTGACCCCTGCCGACGGCGTTGAGCTTCATTCCAGAGAGGCTGCATGTCGTCAGGCCGGCCTCAAGGCAGCCCACTATCTGGCGAGCTGCTGTAAGGCTGCTTCTGCCGATCACGTCGAAACGTACGACTTCCCGCCTCTTGCCGAGGCCATGAAAGCCCATCCTGGTCTTCCCAAGGTGGCATACGTCTACATGCTTCAGTCTCAGGGGCTGCTTCACGATACCTGGGTGTACGGTGTGGATGCCAAGAAGATCCTGCCGTCCCTCATCAGTCCGACTGAGACCATGGATGGAGCTATTATCTCGGGGAACTGTGTTTCAGCCTGTGATAAGAATAATACCTACGTTCATCAGAACAACCCCATAATCAAGCATCTCTATGCCCACCATGGCAAGGAGTTCAACTTTGTCGGCGTTATCATAACCAACGAGAACGTGACCTTGGCCGACAAGAAACGAAGCTCCTCCTACGCGATCAAGTTAGCCTCAATGCTGGGTGTTGACGCCGTCATCATCTCTGAAGAGGGCTTCGGCAACCCCGATGCAGACTTGGTGATGAATTGTTGGAAGGCTGAACGAGCTGGCATCAAGACCGTTCTGGTGACCGACGAGTACGCTGGACGAGACGGCGCCAGCCAGTCTCTGGCCGACTCTTGCCCCGAGGGCGACGCCTGTGTCACCGCCGGTAACGCTAACGAGCTGGTCCTGTTGCCTCCGATGAAGAAGATCATCGGCGAGTTGCCGACAGCCGACATCATCGCCGGCGGGTTCTTTGGAACTCTGAAGGACGACGGCAGCCTTGAGGTTGAAATTCAGGCCATCTTGGGCGCTACCAACGAGCTTGGCTTCAACACCATCGGCGCCTACACCGTTTAG
- a CDS encoding sodium:alanine symporter family protein, translating into MDQLLQIIQDINSILWGKLLVVLLCGTGLYYTFRLRFVQVRKFGAVIRQTFGGLTLKGEAAGKEGMSSFQSLATAIAAQVGTGNLAGAATAIASGGPGAIFWMWLAAFFGMGTIFAEAVLAQTYKVRDEHGQVTGGPAYYIRDGFGSKILAGFFAVTIILALGFIGNMVQSNSIADAFKTAFNIPTLYVGIGLAILAGMIFFGGIRRIASFTEKVVPLMALMYLLGGLYILITQASHLIPAIKMIFVGAFDPRAATGGLIGVGVKEAVRYGVSRGLFSNEAGMGSTPHAHAVAKVKHPAQQGLVAIMGVFIDTFIVLNMTALVIFATGAIDGQTTGIALTQKAFVTGLGSFGNPFIAICLLFFAFSTIIGWYFFGEANIKYLFGLKGLFPYRLLVMGFIVLGATQKVGLVWELADMFNGLMVLPNLIALIGLAKVVSKALDEYEADGTLKAK; encoded by the coding sequence ATGGATCAGCTACTACAGATAATTCAGGATATTAACAGCATTCTCTGGGGAAAACTTCTTGTTGTCCTGCTTTGTGGTACCGGTCTGTACTACACGTTTCGCCTTCGTTTTGTTCAGGTTCGTAAATTCGGTGCTGTCATCCGCCAGACTTTTGGTGGTTTGACCCTGAAGGGCGAGGCTGCTGGTAAAGAGGGTATGAGTTCTTTCCAGTCTCTGGCGACAGCCATTGCTGCTCAGGTGGGAACGGGGAACTTGGCGGGGGCTGCTACGGCTATCGCTTCTGGAGGACCTGGAGCCATTTTCTGGATGTGGTTGGCGGCCTTTTTCGGCATGGGGACGATCTTCGCCGAGGCCGTGCTTGCTCAGACATACAAGGTTCGTGACGAACACGGTCAGGTGACCGGTGGTCCGGCGTACTACATCCGAGACGGATTTGGAAGCAAGATCTTAGCCGGTTTCTTTGCGGTGACCATCATCCTGGCCCTGGGTTTTATCGGCAACATGGTTCAGTCCAACTCCATCGCCGACGCTTTTAAAACTGCCTTTAATATCCCCACGCTATACGTCGGTATCGGACTGGCGATCCTTGCCGGCATGATTTTCTTCGGCGGGATCCGCAGGATCGCTTCCTTTACCGAGAAGGTCGTTCCACTTATGGCGCTTATGTATCTCCTGGGAGGACTGTACATCCTGATCACCCAGGCGTCTCACCTCATACCGGCCATCAAGATGATTTTCGTAGGGGCCTTTGATCCCAGGGCGGCCACTGGAGGGCTTATCGGGGTCGGCGTGAAAGAGGCTGTTCGCTACGGTGTTTCCAGAGGTCTGTTCTCAAACGAGGCTGGTATGGGTTCCACGCCCCACGCCCACGCTGTGGCCAAGGTCAAGCATCCTGCCCAACAGGGGCTCGTTGCCATCATGGGTGTGTTTATCGACACCTTTATCGTCCTCAACATGACGGCTCTGGTCATCTTCGCAACGGGGGCCATTGATGGGCAGACGACGGGTATCGCTCTGACGCAAAAGGCTTTTGTGACCGGATTGGGCTCTTTCGGTAATCCGTTTATCGCCATCTGCCTTCTGTTCTTTGCCTTCTCGACGATCATCGGGTGGTATTTCTTCGGTGAGGCCAACATCAAGTATCTCTTTGGGCTTAAGGGCCTATTCCCCTATCGACTTCTGGTCATGGGCTTCATCGTTCTAGGTGCCACTCAGAAGGTCGGTCTGGTCTGGGAATTGGCCGATATGTTCAACGGCCTCATGGTTCTTCCGAACCTCATTGCTCTTATAGGTTTGGCCAAGGTTGTGAGCAAGGCTTTGGACGAGTATGAGGCTGACGGAACTCTCAAGGCAAAATAA
- a CDS encoding thiol reductase thioredoxin, with protein sequence AFLFYKGGEQAARLNGGECTVEAIREKAEALL encoded by the coding sequence GCGTTCCTCTTCTATAAGGGGGGCGAGCAGGCTGCCCGTCTGAACGGTGGCGAGTGTACTGTTGAGGCGATTCGAGAGAAAGCGGAGGCCCTTCTGTAA
- the grdB gene encoding glycine reductase complex selenoprotein B, with product MSYRVVHYINQFFAGIGGEEKADIKPEIREGVVGPGMGLNAAFNGEAEIVATVICGDNYFADNIEDASAFVVEAVKKHKADAFVAGPGFNAGRYGTACGAVCTAVGEALGLPTVTALYPENPGAEMYKKGTYIVEAADSARGMSKAVPAMAALLLKQLKGESIGSPEEEGYIERGVRINCFYEKIGAERAVDMLIKKIKGESFKTEYKMPVFDRVDPRPAVKDMSKAKVALVTSGGIVPFGNPDHIAASSAQNFGEYDIDGVMDLKEGEYQTAHGGYDQTYANQDADRVLPVDVLRDLEKEGRIGKLHNLFYATVGNGTAVANAKKFGQEIAQRLKRDGVDAVILTSTUGTCTRCGATLVKAIEDGADVPVVHMATIVPISLSVGANRIIPTVAIPYPLGNPAETPDKEKELRRRLVDKALKALETDVTEQTVFKDED from the coding sequence ATGAGCTATCGTGTTGTTCATTACATCAACCAGTTTTTTGCCGGTATCGGCGGCGAGGAGAAGGCTGATATCAAACCGGAAATACGGGAAGGCGTCGTTGGCCCCGGGATGGGGCTCAATGCGGCCTTTAATGGGGAAGCTGAGATCGTTGCTACCGTGATCTGCGGTGATAACTACTTTGCTGACAATATAGAGGACGCTTCAGCTTTCGTCGTTGAGGCGGTCAAAAAACATAAGGCCGATGCTTTTGTTGCCGGTCCCGGATTCAACGCCGGTCGGTATGGCACTGCCTGTGGTGCCGTCTGCACGGCAGTAGGCGAGGCCCTGGGGCTCCCCACGGTGACGGCTCTCTACCCCGAGAACCCTGGAGCTGAGATGTACAAGAAAGGCACCTACATCGTTGAGGCTGCTGACAGTGCCAGGGGTATGAGCAAGGCCGTTCCGGCCATGGCTGCTTTACTGCTCAAGCAGCTCAAGGGAGAGTCCATTGGAAGCCCTGAGGAAGAGGGCTACATCGAGAGAGGCGTTCGGATCAACTGTTTCTACGAAAAGATCGGTGCTGAGCGGGCTGTTGACATGCTCATCAAGAAGATCAAAGGTGAATCTTTCAAGACAGAGTACAAGATGCCCGTCTTCGACCGGGTTGATCCCCGGCCTGCTGTGAAGGACATGAGCAAAGCCAAGGTTGCCCTCGTCACCTCTGGTGGCATTGTTCCCTTTGGCAATCCAGATCACATCGCTGCGTCCAGCGCCCAGAATTTCGGTGAATACGACATCGACGGTGTTATGGACCTGAAGGAAGGTGAGTACCAGACGGCTCATGGTGGATACGATCAGACATACGCCAACCAGGATGCTGATCGGGTTCTCCCCGTTGATGTCTTGCGTGACCTGGAGAAAGAAGGCCGGATCGGCAAACTCCATAATCTCTTCTATGCCACTGTGGGCAACGGTACCGCTGTGGCTAACGCCAAAAAGTTCGGGCAGGAGATCGCTCAACGACTCAAGAGAGACGGTGTGGATGCCGTTATTCTGACGTCCACCTGAGGCACTTGTACGCGTTGCGGTGCAACGTTGGTAAAAGCTATTGAGGACGGTGCAGATGTGCCGGTGGTTCATATGGCCACCATCGTTCCTATCTCTCTGAGTGTCGGAGCCAATCGTATTATTCCTACGGTCGCCATTCCTTATCCCCTAGGCAATCCTGCAGAGACTCCCGATAAGGAGAAGGAACTTCGTCGCCGCTTGGTGGATAAGGCACTGAAGGCTCTGGAGACCGATGTCACTGAACAGACCGTCTTCAAGGACGAGGACTAA